In Desertifilum tharense IPPAS B-1220, one DNA window encodes the following:
- a CDS encoding RNA-guided endonuclease TnpB family protein, with amino-acid sequence MRTAYQYRLRPTKQQAVKLDRWLEMLCAQYNYLLADRFNWWEQNRSPVNACPLVCHLPELRDNPDYYSQKKTLPQLKKTHPWYSDIYSQVLQDVVKRVKVTFDRFLKGDSSGKRSGKPRFKARNRYRTFTYPQMKEGCLQGNLINLPMFGKVKVILHRPIPEGFKIKTASVTKKADGYYLTLSLEDKTVPEIKPNFNPDKITGIDVGLKEFLITSEGETVAIPQHYRKAQKRLRVIQKRVSRRKKGSNRRQKAVKQLGKQHKKVADKRKDFHFKTANWLLSKYDVVAHEDLNTKGLARTRLAKSVLDAGWSSFLSILANKAENAGLLVVPVSAHNTSQDCSNCGEKVPKKLHIRWHDCPNCGCSLDRDHNAAINIKNRAVGQSVLKAQRLLSNSRIGCEAHTILASS; translated from the coding sequence GTGAGAACCGCCTACCAGTACCGATTACGCCCAACAAAACAGCAAGCCGTCAAACTAGACAGATGGCTGGAAATGCTCTGCGCTCAGTATAATTACTTGCTGGCTGATAGGTTTAATTGGTGGGAACAAAACCGTTCTCCAGTCAATGCTTGCCCTCTTGTTTGTCACCTACCAGAGCTTCGAGATAATCCAGACTATTATTCGCAAAAGAAAACATTACCTCAACTCAAGAAAACTCATCCTTGGTACTCTGACATATATTCGCAAGTCCTTCAGGATGTAGTCAAACGGGTAAAGGTGACGTTTGACAGATTCCTCAAGGGAGATAGCAGCGGGAAACGTAGTGGCAAGCCGAGATTCAAAGCGCGTAACCGTTATCGTACATTCACTTACCCTCAGATGAAAGAGGGGTGCTTGCAGGGTAATCTGATTAATCTGCCAATGTTTGGCAAAGTTAAGGTTATCCTGCATCGTCCTATCCCAGAAGGGTTCAAAATCAAGACGGCTTCTGTCACCAAAAAGGCTGATGGGTATTACCTGACGCTTTCCCTGGAAGACAAAACAGTTCCCGAAATTAAGCCAAATTTCAATCCTGACAAAATTACCGGGATTGATGTAGGACTGAAGGAATTTTTGATAACTTCTGAAGGTGAAACGGTTGCTATTCCTCAACACTATCGTAAAGCCCAGAAACGTCTGCGGGTGATTCAAAAACGGGTATCACGTCGTAAAAAGGGTAGCAACCGTAGACAAAAAGCAGTTAAGCAACTAGGAAAACAACACAAGAAAGTTGCGGACAAGCGAAAAGATTTTCATTTCAAAACAGCGAACTGGCTGTTATCAAAATATGACGTAGTTGCTCATGAGGATTTAAACACTAAAGGACTGGCTCGGACAAGATTAGCTAAGTCTGTGTTGGACGCTGGGTGGTCAAGCTTTCTATCGATACTTGCAAACAAAGCCGAAAACGCGGGTTTGTTGGTAGTCCCAGTAAGCGCCCATAACACCTCACAGGATTGTTCCAATTGTGGTGAGAAAGTACCCAAAAAGCTGCATATTCGATGGCATGACTGCCCTAACTGTGGGTGCAGTCTAGACCGGGATCATAATGCAGCTATCAATATAAAGAATAGAGCGGTAGGGCAGTCCGTTCTTAAAGCGCAACGCCTCCTAAGCAATAGCCGGATTGGTTGCGAAGCCCACACTATACTCGCTTCGAGTTAG
- the queF gene encoding preQ(1) synthase: protein MVEKYGDRAINAAANSPLEIWPNPAPKHDYLIHIEHPEFTALCPRSGYPDFGTMVFDYYPGEWVVELKAFKLYINSFRQESISHEAVVNCIADKLEAELQPKAMRVIGDFMRRGNIKTTITVYRGEGMHFPEYRANLL, encoded by the coding sequence ATGGTAGAAAAATATGGCGATCGCGCCATCAATGCAGCGGCGAATAGTCCTTTAGAGATTTGGCCAAACCCCGCCCCCAAACACGATTATCTAATTCATATCGAACACCCGGAGTTTACGGCCCTTTGTCCGCGTTCGGGCTATCCAGATTTTGGGACAATGGTGTTTGATTATTATCCGGGGGAGTGGGTGGTTGAGTTAAAAGCCTTTAAGCTGTATATCAATTCATTCCGCCAAGAAAGTATTAGCCATGAGGCGGTGGTGAACTGTATTGCAGATAAGTTAGAAGCCGAACTTCAACCCAAAGCCATGCGGGTCATTGGCGATTTTATGCGGCGAGGTAATATTAAAACCACCATTACGGTTTATCGCGGCGAGGGAATGCATTTTCCAGAATATCGCGCCAATCTTTTGTAA
- a CDS encoding TRAP transporter substrate-binding protein: protein MAVSLLCLFPSFLCAMKRRTLLAQTGLGATALTAAATVKVAAQAPVSSPSQPAIRWRMATAFPKSLDIMFSTIESLCQQVSDMTGGKFVITPYPVGDIAPAAKVLDTVTEGTTECGCTISLYYTDRIPALGFTGGIPFGLNAQQQNAWLFYGGGLEATQKIYRTLGLINYPAGNIGGQMGGWFRREIETVDDLKGLKIRIAGLGGSLLKRLGAEVQILGPDEILPALVAEKIEAVEFLGPYDDEKLGLHKATRYYYSPSWWEPGASNELLINLNQWQTLPQDYQTILQLAATEAHHKLLARYTAANSAALERLLANGVQLKTFSPEFVQATYQAAVAMYEELASQDPQFREVYQPWKAFRSKIHKWNRVNEMGFATFAFNAGN, encoded by the coding sequence ATGGCTGTCAGCCTATTGTGCCTGTTTCCCTCCTTCCTCTGTGCCATGAAACGCCGAACTTTACTCGCTCAAACCGGACTCGGTGCGACGGCTCTCACCGCCGCAGCAACCGTAAAAGTTGCCGCCCAAGCCCCCGTATCTTCACCTAGCCAACCGGCGATCCGCTGGCGGATGGCGACGGCCTTTCCCAAATCCCTAGATATCATGTTCAGCACAATTGAATCGTTGTGCCAACAAGTTAGCGACATGACGGGCGGAAAATTTGTCATTACCCCTTATCCAGTCGGCGACATTGCCCCGGCGGCTAAGGTATTGGATACAGTGACTGAAGGGACTACAGAATGCGGCTGTACCATTAGCCTTTACTACACCGATCGCATACCCGCCCTCGGCTTTACGGGGGGCATCCCCTTTGGCTTAAATGCTCAACAGCAAAACGCTTGGCTTTTTTATGGCGGTGGACTAGAAGCCACGCAGAAAATTTATCGCACCCTAGGTCTGATTAATTACCCGGCAGGTAATATCGGCGGGCAGATGGGGGGCTGGTTCCGGCGGGAAATTGAAACAGTTGACGACCTGAAAGGCTTAAAAATCCGCATTGCTGGGTTAGGCGGCAGCTTACTGAAACGCCTAGGTGCAGAGGTGCAAATACTAGGCCCCGATGAAATTTTGCCCGCATTGGTTGCAGAGAAAATCGAAGCCGTTGAATTTTTAGGCCCCTACGATGATGAAAAACTCGGCCTGCATAAGGCGACTCGTTACTATTATTCTCCGAGTTGGTGGGAACCAGGGGCGAGTAACGAGCTATTAATCAATCTCAACCAATGGCAAACCCTACCGCAAGACTATCAAACCATTTTGCAATTGGCGGCTACAGAAGCCCATCACAAACTCCTTGCCCGTTATACCGCTGCCAATAGTGCGGCTTTGGAGAGATTGCTTGCTAATGGCGTGCAGCTTAAAACCTTTAGCCCCGAATTTGTCCAGGCGACTTATCAAGCGGCGGTGGCGATGTATGAGGAACTTGCAAGCCAAGATCCGCAATTCCGCGAAGTCTATCAGCCCTGGAAAGCGTTTCGTTCCAAGATTCACAAATGGAACCGGGTTAATGAAATGGGCTTTGCCACCTTTGCTTTTAATGCCGGAAACTAG